From a single Brassica napus cultivar Da-Ae chromosome C9, Da-Ae, whole genome shotgun sequence genomic region:
- the LOC106432076 gene encoding uncharacterized protein LOC106432076: MGPLIDYMGTSGPRALRIELTATVSEAVRGSLWNLPAPRSDEAMNLHVFLTTINVPSSEASPDFFSWTVDGDKLQTFSSSKTWSIVRERQPIRSWHKMVWFKGHIPKHAFTMWVSVLDRLPTRNRLASWGMLTPISCCLCSSSDKSRDHIFAECDFTKELWRRMQAKLSGTTTTFDSWPQLLAWCSQNVSKSQRALRNIAVQSIIYNIWAERNDMIFNNKVLTQLERFKLVDKNVRNIISARKTRKEFKHLMVLWLV, from the coding sequence ATGGGACCCTTGATTGATTATATGGGAACCTCTGGGCCTCGCGCCCTAAGGATCGAGCTGACAGCAACCGTATCTGAGGCTGTGAGGGGATCTCTGTGGAATCTACCTGCGCCACGATCAGATGAGGCAATGAACCTTCATGTGTTCCTAACGACGATCAATGTTCCATCTTCTGAAGCATCACCGGATTTCTTCTCATGGACAGTTGATGGAGATAAACTTCAGACTTTCAGCTCAAGTAAAACATGGAGCATAGTCAGAGAAAGACAGCCTATCCGTTCATGGCACAAGATGGTTTGGTTCAAAGGTCATATTCCAAAGCATGCCTTCACTATGTGGGTTTCTGTTCTAGATAGGTTGCCTACCCGCAATCGACTGGCTTCATGGGGAATGCTAACGCCCATCTCATGTTGCCTCTGTTCCTCTTCGGATAAATCTAGAGATCATATATTTGCTGAATGTGATTTCACCAAGGAGCTCTGGAGACGAATGCAAGCTAAGTTGTCTGGTACAACCACCACTTTTGACTCCTGGCCTCAGCTGTTGGCTTGGTGTTCTCAGAATGTCAGCAAGTCACAGAGAGCTCTGAGGAATATCGCAGTCCAATCTATAATCTACAACATTTGGGCTGAAAGAAATGACATGATTTTCAACAACAAGGTGCTCACTCAGCTGGAACGCTTCAAGCTTGTTGATAAGAATGTCAGGAACATAATTTCTGCTCGAAAGACCCGGAAGGAGTTCAAGCATCTCATGGTCCTTTGGTTGGTTTAA